Proteins found in one Cobetia sp. L2A1 genomic segment:
- a CDS encoding GlxA family transcriptional regulator codes for MRLDYSGPLPETIGFLLLPRFSMMAFFAAVEPLRIANRISGQTLFRWLLISEDGQPVTSSSGMTLVADHSILDIRSLPSLAVCSGFEPEAHLNRALSGWLNRLDGAGCVLGGLDTGCFLLAAAGLLDGERVTLHWESLPAFRERFPTISTSDELFELGARRFSCAGGAAAMDMALDVIARRHGTALAVDVSEQLVHDRMRTRTDQQRMTLARRLGTHKRQLVDAVALMEQHLDTPLTLEELARRCRVSLRQLQRLFEQELSTSPRAWYLKLRLERARHLLKETDLDILSVGLSSGFTSSSSFSRAYRNHFGHSPRQTR; via the coding sequence ATGCGTCTCGATTATTCAGGACCGCTCCCCGAAACCATCGGATTCCTGCTGCTGCCGCGCTTTTCGATGATGGCGTTCTTTGCCGCGGTAGAGCCGCTGAGGATCGCCAATCGCATCAGTGGCCAGACGCTATTTCGCTGGTTATTGATCAGCGAGGATGGCCAGCCGGTGACGTCATCAAGCGGTATGACATTGGTGGCAGATCACAGCATTCTCGATATTCGCTCACTTCCGTCGTTGGCGGTGTGTAGCGGGTTTGAGCCAGAAGCCCATCTCAACCGTGCCCTGAGTGGCTGGCTGAATCGCCTGGATGGGGCAGGCTGTGTGCTGGGCGGGCTTGATACCGGCTGCTTCCTGTTGGCAGCAGCAGGCTTGCTGGACGGTGAGCGTGTCACGCTGCACTGGGAGAGCCTGCCGGCCTTCCGTGAGCGCTTTCCGACCATCAGTACGTCAGACGAGCTGTTCGAGCTGGGCGCACGGCGCTTTTCGTGTGCCGGTGGGGCAGCGGCCATGGACATGGCGCTGGACGTGATCGCACGCCGTCATGGCACAGCACTGGCAGTGGACGTATCCGAGCAGCTGGTGCACGACCGCATGCGCACACGCACCGATCAGCAGCGCATGACGCTAGCCAGGCGTCTTGGCACCCACAAACGCCAGTTGGTCGATGCGGTGGCGCTGATGGAACAGCATCTGGACACACCGCTGACGCTTGAGGAATTGGCACGGCGCTGTCGGGTATCGCTGAGACAATTGCAACGCCTCTTCGAGCAGGAACTATCCACCTCGCCGCGCGCCTGGTATTTGAAATTGCGGTTGGAGCGAGCGCGGCATCTGCTCAAGGAGACTGATCTCGACATCCTCTCGGTGGGGCTTTCCAGTGGCTTTACCTCAAGCTCCAGTTTTTCGCGTGCCTATCGCAATCACTTCGGGCACTCGCCACGCCAGACGCGATGA
- a CDS encoding BCCT family transporter, translating to MTPSQPDPTSPKDASLDSGPASGPRPYNSRDMSLMVEKTGMLKGMHKGMTLTSAGLLLLFVLATGLAPDLSSSLFGAARGWIENTFGTYYLVTMVGLIGLCIALVISPWGNLRLGTPESRPEFSRFTWISMLLSAGVGIGILFFGVAEPLFYFDNSGGFGYPNNPHADLAGHLAMDHARAVDALKLAFFHWGLHGWAVYVIVGMTLAYFAYRRGLPLALRSAFYPLIGDRIYGPIGHAVDILGVLGCVFGIATSLGLGVSQIAVGLNRLTGLDSGIYTQVVLIAVICAISIASAVSGVSRGIRIISELNVGVSVIVVGSFLVGGPTLWLISMFGETVVAYVRDVVPMGLWVASTPAEADWQDAWTIFYWAWWLAWAPFIGLFIARISKGRTVREFILGVLIAPPLIIFIWQALFGGTALHQELTAAMGPGTGELMGMIRDWNLPEALFATADTLVSNDILSTTLSSLLIFLLVSWFITSSDSSTLVITTILSMGDEEPLARHRIFWGISIGVVAAVLLVAGGLKALQTVLMAAALPVSVVILLMTVGLLVALCEESMTAYKRRKARRQTVTD from the coding sequence GTGACACCATCTCAACCTGATCCCACATCCCCAAAAGATGCTTCTCTGGATTCTGGCCCCGCCAGTGGTCCACGTCCCTACAACTCTCGGGACATGAGCCTGATGGTCGAAAAGACCGGCATGCTGAAAGGCATGCACAAGGGCATGACACTGACGTCCGCCGGTCTGCTGTTGCTCTTCGTGCTGGCTACTGGTCTGGCTCCCGACCTATCTTCCAGCCTCTTCGGTGCAGCCCGCGGCTGGATAGAAAACACCTTTGGCACCTATTACCTTGTCACCATGGTAGGTCTCATTGGGCTGTGCATCGCTCTCGTAATCTCCCCGTGGGGAAATCTGCGCCTTGGCACGCCGGAGAGTCGCCCCGAATTTTCACGCTTCACCTGGATATCGATGTTGCTCTCGGCAGGTGTCGGCATCGGGATTCTGTTCTTTGGTGTTGCCGAACCGCTGTTCTATTTCGACAACTCCGGTGGGTTTGGCTATCCGAACAATCCGCATGCGGATCTTGCCGGCCATCTGGCGATGGATCATGCCCGTGCCGTGGATGCCCTCAAGCTGGCCTTCTTCCACTGGGGCCTGCATGGCTGGGCGGTCTATGTCATCGTTGGCATGACACTCGCGTATTTCGCCTATCGCCGCGGCCTGCCACTCGCATTGCGCTCGGCGTTCTATCCGCTGATCGGTGACCGTATCTATGGCCCCATCGGGCATGCCGTGGACATTCTCGGGGTGCTGGGGTGCGTGTTCGGTATCGCTACCTCACTGGGGCTGGGTGTCAGCCAGATCGCGGTCGGCCTCAACCGTCTGACAGGCCTGGATTCCGGCATCTACACTCAGGTGGTGCTGATTGCGGTGATCTGCGCAATCTCGATCGCCTCTGCCGTCTCTGGCGTCAGCCGCGGCATACGTATCATCTCTGAGTTGAATGTCGGCGTGTCCGTCATCGTGGTGGGCAGTTTCCTGGTTGGCGGCCCGACGCTGTGGTTGATCAGCATGTTCGGCGAAACCGTCGTCGCCTATGTGCGTGACGTAGTGCCGATGGGGTTGTGGGTGGCGAGCACACCGGCTGAAGCGGATTGGCAAGATGCCTGGACGATCTTCTACTGGGCGTGGTGGCTGGCATGGGCACCATTCATCGGCCTGTTCATCGCCCGTATCTCCAAGGGACGTACCGTTCGAGAATTCATTCTCGGTGTGCTGATCGCCCCGCCGCTGATCATTTTCATCTGGCAGGCGCTGTTCGGAGGAACGGCACTTCATCAGGAACTGACCGCGGCGATGGGGCCTGGTACCGGTGAGTTGATGGGCATGATCCGCGACTGGAACCTCCCGGAAGCCTTGTTCGCCACTGCAGACACGCTGGTCAGCAATGACATCCTGAGCACCACCCTCTCTTCACTGTTGATCTTCCTGCTGGTCAGCTGGTTCATCACCAGCTCTGACTCCAGCACACTCGTGATCACCACCATCCTGTCGATGGGTGACGAAGAGCCGCTGGCACGTCACCGTATCTTCTGGGGTATCTCCATCGGTGTCGTCGCTGCCGTCCTGCTGGTGGCAGGAGGGTTGAAAGCCCTGCAGACGGTTCTCATGGCAGCTGCCTTGCCTGTCAGTGTCGTGATTCTGCTGATGACAGTCGGGTTGCTGGTCGCTCTCTGCGAAGAGTCGATGACGGCTTACAAGCGTCGCAAGGCTCGTCGCCAGACCGTCACTGACTGA
- a CDS encoding BCCT family transporter: MTSPTSHPDENMSDTEAATCGLGASTTAKEQYFTSLATVAVIALLIGAAALFPTGFLSVLESIKTHVIGNLGFIFTWPAFAVSLLMVAVCFTPLGKLRFGEGPPEFHTLSWMGMLFATGMGIGLLTWGVLEPKYHTDAGQSSDMALLNAFNHWGLLAWAGYLAIGALFAHAMYNMKMTKPAEELLGNGLWSKLNLISLVVSTVIGLSLSFTYATIPIQQGLQKLLGIDFSPTLIICVLAVCAIVSSASGLKRGIKWLSNYNTLFAIILMVGVLVLTVPGDIFSTFLRLVPEYLIKYPAMATDIGIGDPARKAWLADWLYAFEAAWYGWFIFTGVFIARISKGRTLRGMVLGVMLVPTLFSCLWFVVFGVGSLSLGVDDVFALIDTIDASGILSVVLTINILLFFITSADSAGLVCEMLTVKRSRALWIIAMAALAIVVSWLGGDVYKTLLSLISVAAIPVALGIFALVIAFVIRVRRERAGTAVITNQ, translated from the coding sequence ATGACGTCCCCCACCTCTCATCCTGACGAGAACATGTCAGATACTGAAGCCGCCACATGCGGACTTGGTGCGTCGACAACCGCCAAGGAGCAGTACTTCACCTCGCTTGCCACGGTGGCAGTCATTGCCCTGCTCATTGGTGCGGCAGCCTTGTTCCCTACAGGCTTCCTGTCGGTGCTCGAGTCCATCAAGACCCATGTCATCGGCAACCTTGGCTTCATCTTTACCTGGCCAGCCTTTGCCGTGTCATTACTGATGGTGGCCGTATGCTTTACACCACTCGGCAAGCTGCGCTTTGGCGAAGGTCCGCCCGAGTTTCATACCCTGAGCTGGATGGGCATGCTGTTTGCCACCGGCATGGGCATTGGTCTGCTGACCTGGGGGGTACTGGAGCCGAAATACCATACCGATGCAGGCCAGAGCAGCGACATGGCATTGCTGAATGCCTTCAATCACTGGGGACTACTGGCCTGGGCTGGCTATCTGGCGATTGGTGCACTGTTTGCTCACGCCATGTACAACATGAAGATGACCAAGCCGGCGGAAGAACTGCTTGGTAACGGACTCTGGAGCAAGCTCAATCTGATCAGCCTGGTCGTCTCGACCGTCATCGGACTGTCACTGTCGTTTACCTACGCCACCATCCCGATTCAGCAAGGCCTTCAGAAACTGCTGGGCATCGATTTCAGCCCGACCCTCATCATCTGTGTACTGGCCGTGTGCGCCATCGTTTCCTCTGCATCTGGTCTCAAGCGAGGCATCAAGTGGCTGAGCAACTACAACACCCTATTCGCCATCATTTTGATGGTGGGAGTGCTGGTACTCACCGTGCCGGGCGACATCTTCTCGACCTTCCTGCGACTGGTGCCGGAATATCTGATCAAGTACCCCGCCATGGCGACGGACATCGGTATTGGGGATCCAGCGCGCAAGGCATGGCTGGCTGACTGGCTATATGCCTTTGAAGCCGCCTGGTATGGCTGGTTTATCTTCACCGGCGTATTCATTGCACGCATCTCGAAAGGTCGCACGCTACGCGGCATGGTACTGGGCGTGATGCTGGTACCGACACTGTTCTCCTGCCTGTGGTTCGTCGTCTTTGGTGTTGGCAGCTTGAGCCTCGGCGTCGATGACGTCTTCGCATTGATCGACACCATCGATGCCAGCGGCATTCTGTCTGTCGTGTTGACCATCAATATCCTGTTGTTCTTCATTACCAGCGCCGACTCTGCTGGACTGGTGTGCGAGATGTTGACCGTCAAGCGCTCACGCGCCCTCTGGATCATCGCCATGGCTGCACTGGCCATCGTGGTCAGCTGGTTGGGCGGTGATGTCTACAAGACCTTGTTGAGCCTTATCTCGGTCGCCGCGATACCCGTTGCCCTCGGTATCTTCGCGTTGGTCATTGCCTTCGTGATTCGCGTACGGCGTGAACGTGCCGGTACCGCGGTCATCACGAATCAGTAA
- the kbl gene encoding glycine C-acetyltransferase, whose amino-acid sequence MPASFNEHLNRQITELNEEGLYKQERELTSPQRASIRVASGKEGDEVINFCANNYLGLADDPELVAAAHQALDRDGFGMSSVRFICGTHHQHRVLERRLANFLGMDDAILYSSCFDANGGLFETLFGPEDAIISDALNHASIIDGVRLCKAKRYRYANNDMIELEARLKDADAAGVRFKLIATDGVFSMDGVIANLKGICEMAERYNALVMVDDSHATGFVGANGRGSHEYHAVMDKVDIITTTFGKALGGASGGVTAARGPIVEWLRQRSRPYLFSNSLAPPIVAATLKALDKIEDSGESRQMLWDNVERFRSGMQAAGFTLAGAGHAIIPVMLGDARLAGEFANRLLDVGIYVIGFSYPVVPKGQARIRTQISAAHTPEQIDTAIAAFTRIGRELGVINTSPGERS is encoded by the coding sequence ATGCCAGCCAGTTTCAATGAGCATCTCAACCGCCAGATCACCGAGCTAAACGAAGAAGGCCTCTACAAGCAGGAGCGCGAGCTTACCTCGCCTCAACGTGCCAGCATTCGGGTCGCCAGCGGAAAAGAGGGGGATGAGGTCATCAACTTCTGCGCCAACAACTATCTGGGTCTGGCTGATGATCCTGAGCTGGTCGCGGCGGCACATCAGGCGCTGGACCGCGATGGCTTCGGCATGTCGTCGGTACGCTTCATCTGCGGCACCCATCATCAGCATCGTGTGCTGGAAAGACGCCTCGCGAACTTCCTTGGCATGGACGATGCCATCCTGTACTCCTCGTGCTTTGATGCCAATGGCGGCCTGTTCGAGACGCTGTTCGGCCCTGAAGACGCCATCATCTCGGATGCCCTCAATCACGCCTCGATCATTGATGGCGTGCGTCTGTGCAAGGCAAAGCGCTATCGCTACGCCAACAATGACATGATTGAGCTTGAAGCCCGCCTCAAGGATGCTGACGCCGCCGGAGTGCGCTTCAAATTGATCGCCACCGATGGTGTCTTCTCGATGGATGGTGTGATCGCCAACCTAAAGGGCATCTGTGAAATGGCAGAGCGCTATAACGCGCTGGTGATGGTGGATGACTCTCACGCCACCGGCTTTGTTGGTGCCAACGGCCGTGGTAGCCACGAATATCATGCAGTGATGGACAAGGTGGACATCATCACCACCACCTTCGGCAAGGCGCTGGGCGGTGCCTCTGGCGGTGTGACAGCGGCACGCGGGCCGATTGTCGAGTGGCTACGTCAGCGCTCACGCCCTTATCTGTTCTCCAATTCGTTGGCGCCGCCGATTGTCGCAGCGACTCTCAAGGCGCTGGACAAGATTGAGGACAGTGGCGAGTCGCGCCAAATGCTGTGGGACAACGTCGAGCGCTTCCGCAGTGGCATGCAGGCTGCCGGCTTTACCCTCGCCGGAGCGGGTCACGCCATCATTCCCGTGATGCTGGGCGATGCGCGCCTCGCGGGGGAGTTCGCCAATCGCCTGCTTGATGTCGGCATCTACGTGATCGGCTTCTCTTACCCCGTCGTCCCCAAGGGACAGGCTCGGATTCGCACCCAGATTTCTGCTGCACATACACCAGAGCAGATTGATACCGCGATTGCTGCCTTCACGCGTATCGGCCGCGAGCTGGGCGTGATCAACACGTCACCGGGAGAACGTTCATGA
- the tdh gene encoding L-threonine 3-dehydrogenase, with protein MKALAKLRPEPGIWMTDTAIPEIGHNDALIKIRKTAICGTDMHIFQWDEWSQNTVPIPMVTGHEYAGEIVALGSEVRGFEIGDRVSGEGHITCGHCRNCRAGRRHLCRNTEGVGVNRPGAFAEYLALPAYNLFKLPDEISDDLAAIFDPFGNAVHTALAFDVVGEDVLITGAGPIGIMAAAVVRHIGARHVVITDVNDYRLALARKMGATRTVNVDRESLKKVMAELHMHEGFDVVLEMSGVPSAVSQMLDVINHGGKIAMLGIPPGEMAIDWTKVIFKGLTIKGIYGREMFETWYKMASLIQSGLDLSPIITHRLPIDDFEQGFEIMGSGQSGKVILDWG; from the coding sequence ATGAAGGCGCTAGCCAAGCTCAGACCAGAACCGGGCATCTGGATGACCGATACGGCGATACCGGAAATCGGCCATAACGATGCGCTGATCAAGATCCGCAAGACGGCCATCTGTGGCACTGACATGCACATCTTCCAGTGGGATGAGTGGTCACAGAACACCGTACCAATCCCGATGGTGACCGGACATGAGTACGCGGGTGAAATCGTCGCACTGGGCAGTGAAGTGCGCGGTTTCGAGATTGGCGATCGCGTCTCCGGCGAAGGGCACATCACCTGCGGACATTGCCGTAACTGCCGCGCGGGGCGTCGCCATCTGTGCCGCAATACCGAGGGCGTCGGCGTCAACCGCCCCGGTGCCTTTGCCGAATATCTCGCCCTGCCCGCCTACAACCTATTCAAGCTGCCGGATGAGATCAGTGATGACTTGGCCGCCATCTTTGATCCCTTTGGCAATGCCGTGCATACGGCACTGGCCTTCGATGTGGTTGGCGAGGATGTATTGATCACCGGCGCTGGACCCATTGGCATCATGGCAGCAGCAGTGGTGAGGCACATCGGTGCGCGCCATGTCGTGATCACGGATGTAAACGACTACCGGCTGGCCCTGGCCAGGAAGATGGGGGCAACGCGCACCGTCAACGTCGATCGCGAATCACTCAAGAAGGTAATGGCAGAGCTACACATGCACGAAGGCTTTGATGTGGTGCTGGAGATGTCCGGCGTGCCGTCAGCCGTGAGTCAGATGCTCGATGTCATCAATCATGGCGGCAAGATTGCCATGCTGGGCATCCCGCCCGGCGAGATGGCCATCGACTGGACCAAGGTCATCTTCAAGGGTCTGACCATCAAGGGCATCTATGGCCGTGAGATGTTCGAGACCTGGTACAAGATGGCCAGTTTGATCCAATCGGGGCTGGATCTATCGCCCATCATTACCCATCGCCTACCTATCGACGACTTCGAGCAGGGCTTCGAGATCATGGGCTCGGGGCAATCAGGCAAGGTCATACTCGATTGGGGCTAG
- a CDS encoding LysR substrate-binding domain-containing protein: protein MMTSPITLDALRVLDAIDRRGSFASAAESLNRVPSAVSYTVQKLEEEMGVPLFDRSRRRAAMTEAGRLVLEHGRRILLATEEMTALARQSGAGWEVELRICIDSIIEPEGLYPLLEEFQAIQPRTRVVLSEEVLSGAWDALHDNRCDLVIGAPGEAPVSGLASQPLGEVSLVFAVASGHPLTRLSQPLSVTSLQDYPTVVVADSTRNLPSLSSGLLDGRSQIIVPTIAQKIEIQAKGLGVGYLPLHRVREQIATGSLEVLALEMERVPISLSIAWRSGRQGKALKWFIERLCAPGMSTAFGL from the coding sequence ATGATGACATCACCCATCACTCTGGATGCACTGCGCGTACTGGATGCCATTGATCGGCGCGGCAGTTTTGCCTCTGCTGCCGAGTCACTTAATCGTGTGCCCTCGGCGGTGTCCTACACCGTACAGAAGCTTGAGGAAGAGATGGGCGTGCCGTTGTTTGATCGCTCTCGACGTCGCGCAGCAATGACCGAGGCCGGGCGGCTGGTGCTCGAGCATGGTCGCCGAATCCTGCTGGCCACCGAAGAAATGACGGCATTGGCTCGCCAGTCCGGGGCCGGATGGGAAGTCGAGCTGCGTATCTGTATCGACTCTATCATTGAGCCAGAAGGACTCTACCCGTTGCTGGAGGAATTCCAAGCCATCCAGCCACGGACACGAGTGGTACTGAGCGAGGAAGTGTTGAGCGGGGCGTGGGATGCGCTACATGATAATCGCTGTGATCTCGTGATTGGCGCGCCAGGCGAAGCACCGGTCTCAGGATTGGCAAGCCAACCATTGGGTGAGGTGTCGCTGGTCTTTGCCGTTGCCAGTGGTCACCCGTTGACTCGTTTGTCGCAGCCATTATCCGTCACGTCTCTGCAGGATTATCCGACGGTGGTGGTGGCAGACAGCACACGCAATCTGCCAAGCCTTTCATCGGGACTGCTGGACGGGCGTAGTCAGATCATCGTGCCGACCATCGCTCAGAAGATCGAGATTCAGGCCAAGGGGCTGGGAGTGGGCTATCTTCCGCTGCATCGCGTGAGAGAGCAGATTGCGACCGGCAGTCTTGAGGTATTGGCACTGGAGATGGAACGCGTGCCGATTAGTCTGTCTATCGCCTGGCGCAGTGGTCGCCAGGGCAAGGCGCTCAAATGGTTCATAGAGCGTCTCTGTGCGCCGGGTATGAGCACGGCATTCGGTCTATAA
- a CDS encoding DoxX family protein: MSTPSLFKSMLSRLLSTDDNVASLILRVPTGIIFMAHGAQKLFGAFGGYGLEGTGQWMASLGIEPGYLMALMSGSAEFFGGLAILIGLLTRPAAAVLAFTMLIAILTVHISNGLFASNNGYEYALALMTTSVALALLGGGKASLDRLLFSAR, from the coding sequence ATGTCCACACCTTCCCTATTCAAGTCTATGCTTTCTCGTCTGCTGAGTACTGATGACAACGTCGCCAGCCTGATACTGCGCGTGCCCACCGGCATCATCTTCATGGCGCACGGTGCGCAAAAGCTGTTCGGCGCTTTCGGCGGTTATGGCCTGGAAGGCACTGGGCAGTGGATGGCCTCCCTTGGTATCGAGCCCGGCTATCTGATGGCGCTGATGTCTGGCAGTGCTGAATTCTTCGGCGGTCTCGCCATTCTGATAGGTCTGCTGACCCGCCCTGCTGCCGCGGTACTAGCCTTTACCATGTTGATCGCCATTCTCACCGTTCATATCAGCAATGGTCTGTTTGCCAGCAACAATGGCTATGAGTACGCACTGGCACTGATGACCACCTCGGTCGCCCTGGCACTACTGGGCGGCGGCAAGGCCTCACTGGATCGGCTGCTATTCTCGGCTCGATAA
- a CDS encoding pirin family protein, whose product MMYLRRNNERGHARFDWLESRHSFSFASYYDPAHMGVSVLRVINDDIVAPGTGFDAHPHRDMEIISYVLQGSIEHRDTLGSHRKLSAGEVQVMSAGIGVEHSEYNVSEHDSLHFLQIWITPNIKGLTPRYQQQPFEPTPGLQLLIAPANDKTGADNANADVLSINQDARMYRVQLDGQDLELPQRPHRVYYLHVIEGQVSLQGETLKAGDAAAVNTKQDAPLVLSGAQSLHALLFDLPA is encoded by the coding sequence ATGATGTACCTACGTCGTAACAATGAGCGCGGCCACGCCAGATTCGACTGGCTCGAAAGCCGTCACAGCTTTTCCTTTGCCAGCTACTACGATCCCGCGCATATGGGGGTTTCGGTGCTACGCGTCATCAATGACGATATCGTGGCACCAGGTACGGGATTTGATGCCCACCCGCATCGCGATATGGAAATCATCAGCTACGTGCTACAAGGCAGCATCGAGCATCGCGATACGCTGGGCTCGCACCGAAAGCTGAGTGCAGGTGAAGTACAGGTGATGAGCGCCGGCATTGGCGTTGAGCACAGCGAATACAACGTTTCAGAGCATGATTCGCTGCACTTCCTGCAAATCTGGATCACGCCGAATATCAAAGGGCTGACGCCGCGCTATCAGCAGCAACCTTTTGAGCCCACGCCTGGTCTGCAGCTATTGATCGCACCAGCAAATGACAAGACTGGCGCCGATAACGCTAACGCTGACGTGCTAAGCATCAATCAGGACGCACGGATGTATCGCGTCCAGCTTGATGGGCAAGATCTTGAACTGCCACAGCGCCCACATCGTGTCTATTACCTGCATGTCATCGAAGGCCAGGTAAGTTTGCAAGGCGAAACCCTGAAGGCGGGCGATGCAGCCGCGGTCAATACGAAGCAAGACGCGCCACTGGTACTGAGCGGCGCACAATCCCTGCATGCCTTACTGTTCGATCTACCGGCCTGA
- a CDS encoding YkvA family protein, with protein sequence MTANTRTPAIIQADKAEPARHAERVSDAQANLHVHADAYSTAGFWNKVSNVAKKAGKTVLNPAFRMYFAAQDPDTPIWARTTIYGALGYFISPIDALPDFTPLLGYTDDLTLMAGAVAIVAAHIKQEHAERADKVLKRWFN encoded by the coding sequence ATGACAGCCAACACTCGTACCCCCGCCATCATTCAGGCAGACAAGGCCGAACCCGCCAGGCACGCGGAGAGAGTCTCTGACGCTCAGGCAAATCTTCATGTGCACGCTGATGCCTATTCCACTGCAGGCTTCTGGAATAAAGTCTCGAACGTGGCGAAAAAGGCTGGCAAGACGGTGCTGAATCCTGCCTTTCGCATGTACTTTGCGGCACAGGACCCCGACACTCCCATCTGGGCCAGAACGACCATCTATGGCGCATTGGGTTACTTCATCTCGCCGATTGATGCACTGCCGGATTTCACTCCTCTGCTGGGCTATACGGATGACCTCACCCTGATGGCCGGTGCCGTGGCCATCGTGGCAGCCCACATCAAACAGGAGCACGCCGAGCGGGCCGATAAAGTGCTCAAGCGCTGGTTCAACTAA
- a CDS encoding L-lactate permease, whose protein sequence is MNQSLLALLAFVPLLLAGVLLIGFRMAARLAMPIVFVVTALIALLAWDMTFNRVLASSLQGLILTIAILWIIFGALLLLNTLKHSGGIAAIRNGFSGISPDRRVQAIIVAWLFGCFIEGASGFGTPAAVAAPLMVALGFPALAAVVVGMMVQSTPVSFGAVGTPIVVGVSGGLNKAGVSETLTSNGSSWDSYFQLITSEVAITHGIIGICMPLIMVAVMVRFFGANRSWREGLEVAPFALFAGVCFVVPYVLAGVLLGPEFPSMIGAMVGLAIVVPAARKGFLLPATTWDFPKVESWPQEWIGKLDMTLEPVEGRKPLSVGMGWMPYVLLAVLLVLSRVITPLKDALTSLSFGWNSILGESDISGSLQPLYLPGGILVVVVLLTTVLHRMRMKDVGAAVSESSRTILGAGFVLLFTIPMVRILINSGVNEADLVSMPVAMAQFIADSVGDIYPLFAPAVGALGAFIAGSNTVSNLMLADFQFNVAEALGLSSAMMVALQAVGAAAGNMIAIHNVVAASATVGLLGREGITLRKTILPTLYYVIFAGIIGMIAFHGIGVVDGLMK, encoded by the coding sequence ATGAATCAGTCGCTACTGGCTCTACTGGCCTTTGTGCCATTACTGCTCGCTGGAGTTCTATTGATCGGCTTCCGCATGGCCGCCCGCCTCGCCATGCCCATCGTCTTCGTGGTCACGGCGCTCATCGCGTTGCTGGCGTGGGACATGACCTTCAATCGCGTACTGGCCTCCTCGTTGCAGGGGTTGATTCTGACCATCGCCATCCTGTGGATCATCTTCGGCGCCCTGCTGCTGCTGAATACACTCAAGCACTCCGGCGGCATCGCTGCGATTCGCAACGGTTTCTCCGGTATCAGTCCTGATCGCCGAGTGCAGGCCATCATCGTCGCCTGGCTGTTCGGTTGCTTTATCGAAGGGGCCTCCGGATTCGGCACACCTGCTGCCGTTGCGGCTCCCTTGATGGTGGCGCTGGGCTTCCCTGCGCTGGCCGCCGTTGTCGTTGGCATGATGGTGCAATCAACGCCGGTCTCCTTCGGCGCAGTCGGTACACCCATCGTCGTCGGGGTATCTGGGGGACTCAACAAGGCAGGTGTCAGCGAAACACTGACCAGCAATGGCTCCAGCTGGGATAGCTACTTCCAGTTGATCACCTCTGAAGTCGCCATCACCCACGGCATCATCGGCATCTGCATGCCGTTGATCATGGTCGCTGTGATGGTGCGCTTCTTCGGGGCCAATCGCTCCTGGCGCGAGGGACTCGAAGTGGCACCGTTCGCGCTGTTCGCCGGCGTCTGTTTCGTCGTGCCCTATGTGCTGGCCGGCGTGCTGCTGGGGCCGGAATTTCCCTCGATGATCGGCGCCATGGTCGGACTGGCCATCGTCGTGCCTGCTGCTCGCAAGGGCTTCCTGCTACCCGCCACCACCTGGGACTTCCCGAAAGTCGAAAGCTGGCCCCAGGAATGGATCGGCAAGCTGGATATGACGCTGGAGCCCGTAGAAGGTCGCAAGCCACTGTCCGTCGGCATGGGCTGGATGCCCTATGTGCTTCTAGCAGTCTTGCTGGTGCTATCTCGCGTCATCACTCCCTTGAAAGATGCACTGACCTCCCTGAGCTTCGGCTGGAACAGCATTCTAGGGGAAAGTGACATTTCCGGAAGCCTGCAACCGCTATATCTGCCCGGCGGTATCCTGGTCGTGGTGGTCTTGCTGACCACCGTGCTTCACCGGATGCGCATGAAGGATGTCGGTGCTGCAGTCTCGGAGTCCAGCCGCACGATTCTGGGCGCTGGCTTCGTACTGCTGTTCACCATCCCGATGGTGCGCATCCTGATCAACTCGGGCGTCAATGAGGCGGACCTGGTCTCGATGCCCGTCGCGATGGCACAGTTCATTGCCGATAGCGTCGGCGACATCTATCCGCTATTTGCGCCAGCTGTCGGCGCGCTCGGTGCCTTCATCGCCGGTTCCAATACCGTCTCCAATCTGATGCTGGCTGACTTCCAGTTCAACGTCGCCGAAGCCCTTGGCCTCTCCAGCGCCATGATGGTCGCGCTACAGGCCGTGGGCGCGGCTGCCGGCAACATGATCGCCATCCATAACGTGGTCGCCGCTTCTGCCACGGTTGGCCTACTGGGGCGAGAAGGCATAACACTGAGAAAGACGATTCTACCGACGCTCTACTACGTCATCTTCGCCGGCATCATCGGCATGATTGCCTTCCATGGCATCGGAGTCGTGGATGGATTGATGAAGTAA